A window of Sodalis praecaptivus genomic DNA:
TCTTCTTTGGTTAATTTGAACTTAAGCATCTATAACCTCGGGTTAGATGTTGCAGTCTCGGACTGCGAGTAAAAAAAAGCCCAACCAATGACGGCCGGGCCAATATGTTTATGGATGGCTAATGAATTTGCCTTACTGTCTCAACTGTCGAGCCCGATGAGTTCATGACATAAACCTCATCGCCGGGATAAATGAACTGGTACTGTGTTTCGCGGATGTCCTCACCATCAAAAATGGTAATAGCGTAGGGAGCGCCGCCGCTTGAATTTCCACGATGAACGACGATGTTATGCCCTTCATATGCAACGTCTGTCATGCTCTCATCGTAAAATTCAGGAGAGCGGCTCAGGATATAATCAACGTCACCGTCATATCCCATTGCGCCGCTGACGTTAAGCAGCTTCATAGCATCTACCCACTGGTCAGATCCCGGCATGGCAATAACGATGGACTCAACTTGGAAAAGAGTGGTTGCGTTATTAACTCTCTGTTTAACCGTAAACATTCGTCTTCGCCTTCTTCGTTGCATAAAAAAAGGCCGCACATGGCGACCCTGTAAAATGAAGAACACTCAAATTCCAGCGCGTTTAAATGCCTCTGGTGCTATTTTGCGCATCTCTTCCAATGTCATCGGCTCGAAGTTTCTATCTAGCTGCAAAGCTGCAAATCTCTCAGCACTAAGTCCACCATCACGCAGCAACTTTCCCCGATTCTTGCCGATAATCATGTCCTGTTGTTTGTCTGGTTGCCTCAATAGCCATTGATAATAGGTTTCATCGGAAGAAATATAACCATCAGAAGATGCCCGCGTTTCACCTTCCCTAAGAATGTCATTAAGCGCAGAATCAGCCAGCACCGGGATAATCGTACTTCGGCACCGAATGTGAAGAGGCGGTCGCGGACCGACGTTAATCGCAAATTCTCGCCCATCGAGAGAACGGCAAATTGCTGTTGTTCTGTTATCAAGCGTGGCGACAAATTGGACTTTATCAACCACATCATCGTTAACGTCAAAAAAAGTTTCGCGGGCCACTGTAGCGGTATGTTGGATGGCTGTCCTGGCTATCGCGTCAGCGTTCTTAACGTACTGCCCGATAATGCCGTCAGCGCCGTTTAATGCCCTAGTGCCGCGCAGTGCAGTAGTCAGTTGTTGAATGGTCTGTCCTTCGCGCCATGATCTCAATACGGCGTTATTTGCGGCCGTTAAGGTGAGTGTTTCCCAATCTTTAATGAACGGGTCGAGTAATAACTCACCACGCCAGTTCCTTATTGAAAGTGGTCGATTGTGGACCTGCCTAATGATTTTGTCAGTGTCGGGAACAATCAGGCCCGGCATGCCAGGAATAGAACTTAGGGAATTGAGTTCGAGCTGGGCAACGTCGCCGGAAAGTTGATCGCATAGGGCCAAAAGTTGCTTGGAGTATCCATCGACTGGCCCATACATTGCATTAGCCAACAGTTTAGATATTTCGTCACGCTGACCCATCGTATTGATAGTGCCATCGTACTCTTGTAAAACGTAGCCAGTAGACGCGCGCAATTCATTGTAGAGCGTCGTCAGTTCCGTTCCCTGGCTGGCTTTAAGTCGCTCAATCAGGGTCTGGATGAGAACAGAATTATCATGGAGTAACGTTGCCACTGATGTATGCCCCCATTCCTGGCGCAGTTTCAGCCAATTCCGTCTCTATTTCCTCCGGCGACTTATCAGCCGGGGCCAATCCCACGTTCTGTTGATAGCGTATGAAATCGACTAAACGCATGTTGCCACTTTGCACAGCCGCCATTAGTGCGCTTATCCCTTGAGAGTCTAAAAGCGCAATTTCATACTTCTTGCTCAGCTCAACAATCGCTTCACCGCTGCCGGCGAACTGAATAGCAAACTGTATGGCCCGGTTTACGGCCTGCTCAACATTCCCAGCGCACAGTGATAGGATGGAATTGTCGGTTTGCGCCTCATCACCTGCCTGTGTTGCCGTTTTGGTCGAAGTGTTGCGCTCAACTAATTTAGCGCCGAGCATTGCCATCTGTTTTTCACGGCGCTCAGCCAAAGCAATAAGAATATTTCTCTCTTCAGGCTGGGCAAACTTCATATCACCGCCCTTCGGCAACAAAACGCCCTTTCGAGAACCAACCTTAAACCCATCAGCCAGATATTTATCGGCCCACTGCTCATCCAGTCCGGTAAGTGCAACCATAGGTTGCCCTACGGTATGCGCCGCTTCGGCAATGTCGGCCTCAGCCTGATAATGCTTAATGTTGACATACGCGATATCAGCCAAGGGCGGAGCATCTGGAGTGTGGTCGTTGTTACTTGAGCCAATCCATGACCAGGGCAGTTCTTTCAAATCGATGCCATTGGCGTCTGATAATGGTCTCAAATCGCTACCGCTGATGGCCCTGTCTCCTTCGGACCATTTACGAGCGTGGGCGATACCGTTGATTAGCCTTAGCTCAATCCAGTGCCGCTGCATGGTTAACTGAAATCCGGCCTCATCATTAATCGGTTCTTCAAAATGCAAAACTACCAGCGACGTTTGTCCGTTCGTGACGCGCCAGTTTATGATCTGCTTCGCGGTGAACAGGCGCAGAACCGGACGGCCTTTCGTCGCTTGGGTTTGGGTTCCTGTACCCGTGAAATCAGTCAGGATACCGCCGCGACCACGCTGCAAATTTTGGCTCAGTGCATCTCGGATAAGTTGCGAAAGGGGTTGGCCCTCCCCGTCTGCGTCAGATGCAATATCTTCGATCCCGCCTGACAGTTCGATTTTCGGCGGCTTATTGAAAGCTATCCCCAGTAACCCGGAGAGTGTGCGC
This region includes:
- a CDS encoding DUF4055 domain-containing protein; translation: MADLDIDYRHPAYAEFLPEWEMIGDCVDGERKIKKKKGKYLPHPSDDSANDDPQGIRYSSYLKRAAFINATGRTLSGLLGIAFNKPPKIELSGGIEDIASDADGEGQPLSQLIRDALSQNLQRGRGGILTDFTGTGTQTQATKGRPVLRLFTAKQIINWRVTNGQTSLVVLHFEEPINDEAGFQLTMQRHWIELRLINGIAHARKWSEGDRAISGSDLRPLSDANGIDLKELPWSWIGSSNNDHTPDAPPLADIAYVNIKHYQAEADIAEAAHTVGQPMVALTGLDEQWADKYLADGFKVGSRKGVLLPKGGDMKFAQPEERNILIALAERREKQMAMLGAKLVERNTSTKTATQAGDEAQTDNSILSLCAGNVEQAVNRAIQFAIQFAGSGEAIVELSKKYEIALLDSQGISALMAAVQSGNMRLVDFIRYQQNVGLAPADKSPEEIETELAETAPGMGAYISGNVTP
- a CDS encoding minor capsid protein; its protein translation is MATLLHDNSVLIQTLIERLKASQGTELTTLYNELRASTGYVLQEYDGTINTMGQRDEISKLLANAMYGPVDGYSKQLLALCDQLSGDVAQLELNSLSSIPGMPGLIVPDTDKIIRQVHNRPLSIRNWRGELLLDPFIKDWETLTLTAANNAVLRSWREGQTIQQLTTALRGTRALNGADGIIGQYVKNADAIARTAIQHTATVARETFFDVNDDVVDKVQFVATLDNRTTAICRSLDGREFAINVGPRPPLHIRCRSTIIPVLADSALNDILREGETRASSDGYISSDETYYQWLLRQPDKQQDMIIGKNRGKLLRDGGLSAERFAALQLDRNFEPMTLEEMRKIAPEAFKRAGI